A region of Triplophysa rosa linkage group LG16, Trosa_1v2, whole genome shotgun sequence DNA encodes the following proteins:
- the sgce gene encoding epsilon-sarcoglycan isoform X2 — protein sequence MASAGVFVWVIAALIVHFATGIHDQIRVLVDSKQRSVSQSSVVTILSKSHADRTVYPSAGVLFVHVLEREYFKGEFPPYPKAGDASNDPITFNTNLKGYPDKPGWLRYIQRTPHSDGVLYGSPTAKHLSNPTIIEITAYNRRTFETARHNLVIHIMSTEEFPLPYQAEFFIKNMNVEEMLASEVLGDFLGAVKNVWQPERLNAINITSALDRGGRVPLPINDLKEGVYVMVGADVQFSSCLREVETPQNQLRCSQEMEPVISCDKKFRAQFHIDWCKISLVDITKVVPVHSSRPDMGTGVLPDIGEYNPPSESLKSRDYFADFLITLAVPSAVALVLFFILGYSMCCRREGVIQLVHHSSIQKSTKELRNMSKNREISWPLSTLPVFHPVSGEVVPPIHPDNYETTSMPLMQTQTNLQNQIQIPQQQTSGDNYCMSTFRRLEVNGIPEERKVAEALNL from the exons TGGTCACCATCCTCTCCAAATCACATGCCGACCGCACCGTTTATCCTTCTGCCGGTGTGCTCTTTGTCCATGTGCTAGAAAGAGAATATTTTAAAGGGGAGTTCCCACCATATCCAAAAGCag gtgATGCTAGTAATGACCCAATCACATTTAACACCAACCTTAAAGGCTATCCAGACAAGCCTGGATGGCTCCGGTACATTCAGAGAACCCCACATAGTGATGGAGTCCTCTATGGCTCACCGACTGCCAAGCATTTGAGCAATCCGACCATCATAGAG ATTACTGCATACAACAGACGCACTTTTGAGACTGCCAGGCACAATTTGGTAATacacatcatgtctacagaag AGTTTCCTCTGCCCTATCAGGCAGAGTTCTTCATCAAGAACATGAACGTTGAGGAGATGTTGGCCAGTGAGGTGCTGGGGGATTTTCTGGGTGCTGTGAAGAACGTGTGGCAGCCTGAGAGGCTCAACGCCATCAACATCACTTCAGCACTGGACCGGGGCGGACGAGTCCCGTTACCCATCAATGATCTGAAAGAGGG CGTGTACGTGATGGTTGGAGCAGACGTGCAGTTCTCATCATGTCTGCGAGAAGTGGAGACGCCACAGAACCAGCTGCGCTGCAGTCAGGAGATGGAGCCCGTCATCAGTTGCGATAAGAAGTTCAGAGCTCAGTTCCACATCGACTGGTGCAAGATATCTCTG GTGGACATCACAAAGGTCGTTCCTGTGCACAGTAGTCGTCCAGACATGGGCACAGGTGTGCTACCGGACATCGGAGAGTACAACCCACCTTCCGAGTCTCTGAAAAGCAGGGACTACTTCGCTGACTTCCTGATCACATTAGCTGTTCCCTCGGCTGTCGCCCTCGTCCTCTTTTTCATCCTCGGCTACTCCATGTGCTGCAGACGGGAAGGGGT TATTCAGCTGGTCCACCACAGCTCCATTCAGAAGTCTACAAAGGAGCTTCGCAACATGTCTAAGAACAGGGAGATCTCGTGGCCACTCTCAACGCTGCCGGTTTTCCATCCTGTGAGCGGGGAGGTGGTGCCGCCTATCCACCCTGACAACTACGAGACCACCAGCATGCCGCTCATGCAGACGCAGAC GAATCTACAGAATCAAATTCAAATACCACAGCAGCAGACCTCTG GAGATAATTATTGTATGTCGACTTTTCGGAGGCTAGAG GTAAATGGTATTCCTGAGGAGAGGAAAGTGGCGGAAGCTTTGAACCTGTGA
- the sgce gene encoding epsilon-sarcoglycan isoform X4, whose translation MASAGVFVWVIAVVTILSKSHADRTVYPSAGVLFVHVLEREYFKGEFPPYPKAGDASNDPITFNTNLKGYPDKPGWLRYIQRTPHSDGVLYGSPTAKHLSNPTIIEITAYNRRTFETARHNLVIHIMSTEEFPLPYQAEFFIKNMNVEEMLASEVLGDFLGAVKNVWQPERLNAINITSALDRGGRVPLPINDLKEGVYVMVGADVQFSSCLREVETPQNQLRCSQEMEPVISCDKKFRAQFHIDWCKISLVDITKVVPVHSSRPDMGTGVLPDIGEYNPPSESLKSRDYFADFLITLAVPSAVALVLFFILGYSMCCRREGVEKRNMQTPDIQLVHHSSIQKSTKELRNMSKNREISWPLSTLPVFHPVSGEVVPPIHPDNYETTSMPLMQTQTNLQNQIQIPQQQTSGDNYCMSTFRRLEVNGIPEERKVAEALNL comes from the exons TGGTCACCATCCTCTCCAAATCACATGCCGACCGCACCGTTTATCCTTCTGCCGGTGTGCTCTTTGTCCATGTGCTAGAAAGAGAATATTTTAAAGGGGAGTTCCCACCATATCCAAAAGCag gtgATGCTAGTAATGACCCAATCACATTTAACACCAACCTTAAAGGCTATCCAGACAAGCCTGGATGGCTCCGGTACATTCAGAGAACCCCACATAGTGATGGAGTCCTCTATGGCTCACCGACTGCCAAGCATTTGAGCAATCCGACCATCATAGAG ATTACTGCATACAACAGACGCACTTTTGAGACTGCCAGGCACAATTTGGTAATacacatcatgtctacagaag AGTTTCCTCTGCCCTATCAGGCAGAGTTCTTCATCAAGAACATGAACGTTGAGGAGATGTTGGCCAGTGAGGTGCTGGGGGATTTTCTGGGTGCTGTGAAGAACGTGTGGCAGCCTGAGAGGCTCAACGCCATCAACATCACTTCAGCACTGGACCGGGGCGGACGAGTCCCGTTACCCATCAATGATCTGAAAGAGGG CGTGTACGTGATGGTTGGAGCAGACGTGCAGTTCTCATCATGTCTGCGAGAAGTGGAGACGCCACAGAACCAGCTGCGCTGCAGTCAGGAGATGGAGCCCGTCATCAGTTGCGATAAGAAGTTCAGAGCTCAGTTCCACATCGACTGGTGCAAGATATCTCTG GTGGACATCACAAAGGTCGTTCCTGTGCACAGTAGTCGTCCAGACATGGGCACAGGTGTGCTACCGGACATCGGAGAGTACAACCCACCTTCCGAGTCTCTGAAAAGCAGGGACTACTTCGCTGACTTCCTGATCACATTAGCTGTTCCCTCGGCTGTCGCCCTCGTCCTCTTTTTCATCCTCGGCTACTCCATGTGCTGCAGACGGGAAGGGGT gGAAAAAAGAAACATGCAAACACCAGA TATTCAGCTGGTCCACCACAGCTCCATTCAGAAGTCTACAAAGGAGCTTCGCAACATGTCTAAGAACAGGGAGATCTCGTGGCCACTCTCAACGCTGCCGGTTTTCCATCCTGTGAGCGGGGAGGTGGTGCCGCCTATCCACCCTGACAACTACGAGACCACCAGCATGCCGCTCATGCAGACGCAGAC GAATCTACAGAATCAAATTCAAATACCACAGCAGCAGACCTCTG GAGATAATTATTGTATGTCGACTTTTCGGAGGCTAGAG GTAAATGGTATTCCTGAGGAGAGGAAAGTGGCGGAAGCTTTGAACCTGTGA
- the sgce gene encoding epsilon-sarcoglycan isoform X3, with protein sequence MASAGVFVWVIAALIVHFATGIHDQIRVLVDSKQRSVSQSSVVTILSKSHADRTVYPSAGVLFVHVLEREYFKGEFPPYPKAGDASNDPITFNTNLKGYPDKPGWLRYIQRTPHSDGVLYGSPTAKHLSNPTIIEITAYNRRTFETARHNLVIHIMSTEEFPLPYQAEFFIKNMNVEEMLASEVLGDFLGAVKNVWQPERLNAINITSALDRGGRVPLPINDLKEGVYVMVGADVQFSSCLREVETPQNQLRCSQEMEPVISCDKKFRAQFHIDWCKISLVDITKVVPVHSSRPDMGTGVLPDIGEYNPPSESLKSRDYFADFLITLAVPSAVALVLFFILGYSMCCRREGVEKRNMQTPDIQLVHHSSIQKSTKELRNMSKNREISWPLSTLPVFHPVSGEVVPPIHPDNYETTSMPLMQTQTNLQNQIQIPQQQTSGKWYS encoded by the exons TGGTCACCATCCTCTCCAAATCACATGCCGACCGCACCGTTTATCCTTCTGCCGGTGTGCTCTTTGTCCATGTGCTAGAAAGAGAATATTTTAAAGGGGAGTTCCCACCATATCCAAAAGCag gtgATGCTAGTAATGACCCAATCACATTTAACACCAACCTTAAAGGCTATCCAGACAAGCCTGGATGGCTCCGGTACATTCAGAGAACCCCACATAGTGATGGAGTCCTCTATGGCTCACCGACTGCCAAGCATTTGAGCAATCCGACCATCATAGAG ATTACTGCATACAACAGACGCACTTTTGAGACTGCCAGGCACAATTTGGTAATacacatcatgtctacagaag AGTTTCCTCTGCCCTATCAGGCAGAGTTCTTCATCAAGAACATGAACGTTGAGGAGATGTTGGCCAGTGAGGTGCTGGGGGATTTTCTGGGTGCTGTGAAGAACGTGTGGCAGCCTGAGAGGCTCAACGCCATCAACATCACTTCAGCACTGGACCGGGGCGGACGAGTCCCGTTACCCATCAATGATCTGAAAGAGGG CGTGTACGTGATGGTTGGAGCAGACGTGCAGTTCTCATCATGTCTGCGAGAAGTGGAGACGCCACAGAACCAGCTGCGCTGCAGTCAGGAGATGGAGCCCGTCATCAGTTGCGATAAGAAGTTCAGAGCTCAGTTCCACATCGACTGGTGCAAGATATCTCTG GTGGACATCACAAAGGTCGTTCCTGTGCACAGTAGTCGTCCAGACATGGGCACAGGTGTGCTACCGGACATCGGAGAGTACAACCCACCTTCCGAGTCTCTGAAAAGCAGGGACTACTTCGCTGACTTCCTGATCACATTAGCTGTTCCCTCGGCTGTCGCCCTCGTCCTCTTTTTCATCCTCGGCTACTCCATGTGCTGCAGACGGGAAGGGGT gGAAAAAAGAAACATGCAAACACCAGA TATTCAGCTGGTCCACCACAGCTCCATTCAGAAGTCTACAAAGGAGCTTCGCAACATGTCTAAGAACAGGGAGATCTCGTGGCCACTCTCAACGCTGCCGGTTTTCCATCCTGTGAGCGGGGAGGTGGTGCCGCCTATCCACCCTGACAACTACGAGACCACCAGCATGCCGCTCATGCAGACGCAGAC GAATCTACAGAATCAAATTCAAATACCACAGCAGCAGACCTCTG GTAAATGGTATTCCTGA
- the sgce gene encoding epsilon-sarcoglycan isoform X1 yields MASAGVFVWVIAALIVHFATGIHDQIRVLVDSKQRSVSQSSVVTILSKSHADRTVYPSAGVLFVHVLEREYFKGEFPPYPKAGDASNDPITFNTNLKGYPDKPGWLRYIQRTPHSDGVLYGSPTAKHLSNPTIIEITAYNRRTFETARHNLVIHIMSTEEFPLPYQAEFFIKNMNVEEMLASEVLGDFLGAVKNVWQPERLNAINITSALDRGGRVPLPINDLKEGVYVMVGADVQFSSCLREVETPQNQLRCSQEMEPVISCDKKFRAQFHIDWCKISLVDITKVVPVHSSRPDMGTGVLPDIGEYNPPSESLKSRDYFADFLITLAVPSAVALVLFFILGYSMCCRREGVEKRNMQTPDIQLVHHSSIQKSTKELRNMSKNREISWPLSTLPVFHPVSGEVVPPIHPDNYETTSMPLMQTQTNLQNQIQIPQQQTSGDNYCMSTFRRLEVNGIPEERKVAEALNL; encoded by the exons TGGTCACCATCCTCTCCAAATCACATGCCGACCGCACCGTTTATCCTTCTGCCGGTGTGCTCTTTGTCCATGTGCTAGAAAGAGAATATTTTAAAGGGGAGTTCCCACCATATCCAAAAGCag gtgATGCTAGTAATGACCCAATCACATTTAACACCAACCTTAAAGGCTATCCAGACAAGCCTGGATGGCTCCGGTACATTCAGAGAACCCCACATAGTGATGGAGTCCTCTATGGCTCACCGACTGCCAAGCATTTGAGCAATCCGACCATCATAGAG ATTACTGCATACAACAGACGCACTTTTGAGACTGCCAGGCACAATTTGGTAATacacatcatgtctacagaag AGTTTCCTCTGCCCTATCAGGCAGAGTTCTTCATCAAGAACATGAACGTTGAGGAGATGTTGGCCAGTGAGGTGCTGGGGGATTTTCTGGGTGCTGTGAAGAACGTGTGGCAGCCTGAGAGGCTCAACGCCATCAACATCACTTCAGCACTGGACCGGGGCGGACGAGTCCCGTTACCCATCAATGATCTGAAAGAGGG CGTGTACGTGATGGTTGGAGCAGACGTGCAGTTCTCATCATGTCTGCGAGAAGTGGAGACGCCACAGAACCAGCTGCGCTGCAGTCAGGAGATGGAGCCCGTCATCAGTTGCGATAAGAAGTTCAGAGCTCAGTTCCACATCGACTGGTGCAAGATATCTCTG GTGGACATCACAAAGGTCGTTCCTGTGCACAGTAGTCGTCCAGACATGGGCACAGGTGTGCTACCGGACATCGGAGAGTACAACCCACCTTCCGAGTCTCTGAAAAGCAGGGACTACTTCGCTGACTTCCTGATCACATTAGCTGTTCCCTCGGCTGTCGCCCTCGTCCTCTTTTTCATCCTCGGCTACTCCATGTGCTGCAGACGGGAAGGGGT gGAAAAAAGAAACATGCAAACACCAGA TATTCAGCTGGTCCACCACAGCTCCATTCAGAAGTCTACAAAGGAGCTTCGCAACATGTCTAAGAACAGGGAGATCTCGTGGCCACTCTCAACGCTGCCGGTTTTCCATCCTGTGAGCGGGGAGGTGGTGCCGCCTATCCACCCTGACAACTACGAGACCACCAGCATGCCGCTCATGCAGACGCAGAC GAATCTACAGAATCAAATTCAAATACCACAGCAGCAGACCTCTG GAGATAATTATTGTATGTCGACTTTTCGGAGGCTAGAG GTAAATGGTATTCCTGAGGAGAGGAAAGTGGCGGAAGCTTTGAACCTGTGA
- the casd1 gene encoding N-acetylneuraminate 9-O-acetyltransferase isoform X1, which yields MQKTEAAAALGAASDSAQPAVPATAAAEAEAGSGDALLRSASVSSAAARLSACCHGGAKMAVLAYSLGKREINQYFNIKNAKLLASAAVILLTVFHTASRHYGGSDTCDWLLSSGRFLGDNVWQPNGCMLHKYKSNEAKVCLGEKRIAFVGDSRVRQLFYSFVKTINPEVKEDGIKHENIPFVNDEITVDFLWYAEVNNSLKEQLMSWAEGSTPMPHVIILGAATWSIKLHNGNNEALVQYKANLTAISDTLDKLTEHSEVYWVLQDPVYEQLLSDSRKMITNEQINLYNEAAVSTLSNSKKKVKFLEASRQAAMETISQSVDGLHLPESTRDVGAMVLMNSMCNKILKPIDGSCCQNAPPLSIIQKLAAVLFLVSIIGLLILSYSRQHKSKPITDVESLEEKKPAIAAGHLNPKGPLLAIFKMSLIMLYFYLCDRADIFMKEQKFYTHSTFFIPLIYIFVLGIFYNDNSRETKLLNREQTDEWKGWMQLVILIYHISGASAFIPVYMHVRVLVAAYLFQTGYGHFSFFWLKGDFGLYRVCQVLFRLNFLVVVLCLVMDRPYQFYYFVPLVTYWFVVIYATMALWPQILHKKANGSAFWNLALLLKLLGLLLFICFFAFSQELFEGVFSLWPISKLFELQGNIQEWWFRWKLDRFAVINGMLFAFIYLLLQKCQVLSESKGEPLFSTKVSNCLLFVSVVAFMTYSIWASGCRNKSECNEMHPYISVVQILAFILIRNIPGYARSLYSSFFAWFGKISLELFICQYHIWLAADTKGILVLIPGNPTLNIIVSTFIFVCVAHEISQITNDLALVAIPKESGPLLKRLLGAGVFLVLVLILSHKE from the exons ATGCAGAAGACGGAGGCAGCCGCAGCGCTAGGAGCAGCATCGGACAGCGCTCAGCCCGCCGTGCCCGCGACCGCAGCTGCTGAAGCAGAAGCGGGAAGCGGGGACGCGCTGCTCCGCTCTGCCTCCGTCAGCTCCGCCGCAGCTCGTCTGTCTGCCTGTTGTCATGGAGGAGCCAAGATGGCGGTCCTGGCCTATAGCCTGGGCAAACGGGAAATAAATCAGTATTTCAACatcaaaaatgcaaaattgCTGGCTTCCGCCGCCGTCATCCTTCTCACGGTGTTTCACACGGCTTCTCGACACTATGGAG GCAGTGACACGTGTGACTGGCTTTTATCCAGTGGGCGCTTTTTAGGTGACAATGTATGGCAGCCCAACGGCTGCATGTTACACAAGTACAAAAGCAA TGAAGCTAAGGTATGCCTCGGAGAGAAGAGAATAGCGTTTGTAGGAGACTCAAGAGTACGTCAGCTCTTCTACTCTTTTGTCAAGACGATAAACCCTGAGGTGAAAGAAGATGGGATAAAG CATGAGAACATCCCctttgtaaatgatgaaatcacTGTG GACTTTCTTTGGTATGCAGAAGTGAACAATTCCTTAAAAGAGCAGTTGATGTCATGGGCAGAG GGATCTACTCCCATGCCTCATGTCATTATCCTGGGCGCTGCTACA TGGTCTATCAAGTTGCACAATGGCAACAATGAGGCACTCGTACAATACAAGGCAAACCTGACTGCTATATCAGACACACTGGACAAACTAACCGAACACAGTGAAGTCTATTGGGTTCTTCAAG ATCCTGTTTACGAGCAGCTGCTAAGCGATAGTCGAAAGATGATCACGAACGAACAGATAAACCTGTACAACGAGGCTGCAGTTAGTACACTGAGTAACAGCAAAAAGAAGGTCAAGTTTCTAGAAGCATCAAGGCAGGCTGCCATGGAGACCATTTCCCAGTCAGTCGATGGTCTGCACCTGCCTGAGAGCACGAGAGATGTT GGCGCCATGGTACTGATGAACTCGATGTGCAATAAGATACTCAAGCCCATCGATGGCTCTTGCTGCCAGAATGCTCCTCCCCTGAGCATCATTCAGAAGCTAGCAGCTGTTCTCTTCCTGGTATCCATCATCGGCCTTCTCATCCTGAGTTATAGCAGGCAACATAAGAGCAAGCCCATTACTGATGTGGAAAGCCTTGAAGAAAAGAAGCCTGCCATTGCTGCAGGCCATCTCAACCCAAAGGGACCCTTACTGGCCATTTTCAAAATGAGCCTCATCATGTTGTACTTCTACCTGTGTGACAGGGCAGACATCTTTATGAAGGAACAGAAATTCTACACACATTCTACCTTTTTCATCCCTCTCATCTACATTTTCGTTCTGGGAATCTTCTACAATGATAACAGCAGAGAG ACAAAACTATTGAATAGAGAACAAACAGATGAATGGAAGGGCTGGATGCAGTTGGTTATCCTTATTTATCACATTTCTGGAGCTAGCGCT TTTATACCTGTGTACATGCATGTCCGAGTCCTGGTGGCAGCATATCTCTTCCAAACAGGATATGGACACTTCTCATTCTTCTGGCTGAAGGGTGACTTTGGTCTCTACAGAGTCTGTCAG GTTCTCTTCAGACTCAACTTTCTTGTGGTGGTGCTGTGTCTAGTTATGGACAGGCCCTACCAGTTTTATTACTTTGTGCCTCTGGTCACCTATTGGTTTGTTGTTATTTATGCCACAATGGCATTGTGGCCGCAGATTCTTCACAAGAAAGCCAATG GTAGTGCATTCTGGAATCTGGCACTTTTGTTGAAACTTCTGGGTTTACTTCTTTTCATTTGCTTCTTTGCATTCTCGCAG GAACTCTTTGAGGGCGTTTTCTCTCTGTGGCCTATTTCAAAGCTCTTTGAGCTGCAGGGCAACATCCAAGAGTGGTGGTTCAGGTGGAAACTAGACAGATTT GCAGTGATCAATGGAATGCTCTTTGCCTTCATATATCTGCTGCTGCAGAAGTGTCAAGTACTATCTGAAAGCAAAGGAGAGCCTCTCTTCTCAACCAAGGTCTCCAACTGTCTGCTCTTCGTCTCTGTGGTGGCTTTTATG ACATATTCCATATGGGCCAGCGGTTGCAGAAATAAATCTGAGTGTAATGAGATGCACCCCTACATCTCCGTTGTTCAG ATTCTGGCTTTCATTTTGATCAGGAACATACCTGGTTACGCTCGCTCTCTGTACAGCTCATTCTTTGCATGGTTTGGCAAGATATCTTTAGAG CTCTTTATTTGCCAGTATCACATTTGGCTGGCAGCCGACACCAAGGGCATCCTGGTCCTTATTCCTGGAAATCCCACTCTGAACATTATTGTCAGCACCTTCATCTTTGTTTGCGTAGCTCACGAGATCTCTCAGATCACAAATGACTTGGCCCTGGTAGCCATTCCAAAAGAGAGCGGGCCTCTGCTGAAGAGACTGCTTGGAGCAGGAGTCTTTCTAGTTCTGGTCCTGATTCTGTCCCACAAAGAGTAA
- the casd1 gene encoding N-acetylneuraminate 9-O-acetyltransferase isoform X2, with product MLHKYKSNEAKVCLGEKRIAFVGDSRVRQLFYSFVKTINPEVKEDGIKHENIPFVNDEITVDFLWYAEVNNSLKEQLMSWAEGSTPMPHVIILGAATWSIKLHNGNNEALVQYKANLTAISDTLDKLTEHSEVYWVLQDPVYEQLLSDSRKMITNEQINLYNEAAVSTLSNSKKKVKFLEASRQAAMETISQSVDGLHLPESTRDVGAMVLMNSMCNKILKPIDGSCCQNAPPLSIIQKLAAVLFLVSIIGLLILSYSRQHKSKPITDVESLEEKKPAIAAGHLNPKGPLLAIFKMSLIMLYFYLCDRADIFMKEQKFYTHSTFFIPLIYIFVLGIFYNDNSRETKLLNREQTDEWKGWMQLVILIYHISGASAFIPVYMHVRVLVAAYLFQTGYGHFSFFWLKGDFGLYRVCQVLFRLNFLVVVLCLVMDRPYQFYYFVPLVTYWFVVIYATMALWPQILHKKANGSAFWNLALLLKLLGLLLFICFFAFSQELFEGVFSLWPISKLFELQGNIQEWWFRWKLDRFAVINGMLFAFIYLLLQKCQVLSESKGEPLFSTKVSNCLLFVSVVAFMTYSIWASGCRNKSECNEMHPYISVVQILAFILIRNIPGYARSLYSSFFAWFGKISLELFICQYHIWLAADTKGILVLIPGNPTLNIIVSTFIFVCVAHEISQITNDLALVAIPKESGPLLKRLLGAGVFLVLVLILSHKE from the exons ATGTTACACAAGTACAAAAGCAA TGAAGCTAAGGTATGCCTCGGAGAGAAGAGAATAGCGTTTGTAGGAGACTCAAGAGTACGTCAGCTCTTCTACTCTTTTGTCAAGACGATAAACCCTGAGGTGAAAGAAGATGGGATAAAG CATGAGAACATCCCctttgtaaatgatgaaatcacTGTG GACTTTCTTTGGTATGCAGAAGTGAACAATTCCTTAAAAGAGCAGTTGATGTCATGGGCAGAG GGATCTACTCCCATGCCTCATGTCATTATCCTGGGCGCTGCTACA TGGTCTATCAAGTTGCACAATGGCAACAATGAGGCACTCGTACAATACAAGGCAAACCTGACTGCTATATCAGACACACTGGACAAACTAACCGAACACAGTGAAGTCTATTGGGTTCTTCAAG ATCCTGTTTACGAGCAGCTGCTAAGCGATAGTCGAAAGATGATCACGAACGAACAGATAAACCTGTACAACGAGGCTGCAGTTAGTACACTGAGTAACAGCAAAAAGAAGGTCAAGTTTCTAGAAGCATCAAGGCAGGCTGCCATGGAGACCATTTCCCAGTCAGTCGATGGTCTGCACCTGCCTGAGAGCACGAGAGATGTT GGCGCCATGGTACTGATGAACTCGATGTGCAATAAGATACTCAAGCCCATCGATGGCTCTTGCTGCCAGAATGCTCCTCCCCTGAGCATCATTCAGAAGCTAGCAGCTGTTCTCTTCCTGGTATCCATCATCGGCCTTCTCATCCTGAGTTATAGCAGGCAACATAAGAGCAAGCCCATTACTGATGTGGAAAGCCTTGAAGAAAAGAAGCCTGCCATTGCTGCAGGCCATCTCAACCCAAAGGGACCCTTACTGGCCATTTTCAAAATGAGCCTCATCATGTTGTACTTCTACCTGTGTGACAGGGCAGACATCTTTATGAAGGAACAGAAATTCTACACACATTCTACCTTTTTCATCCCTCTCATCTACATTTTCGTTCTGGGAATCTTCTACAATGATAACAGCAGAGAG ACAAAACTATTGAATAGAGAACAAACAGATGAATGGAAGGGCTGGATGCAGTTGGTTATCCTTATTTATCACATTTCTGGAGCTAGCGCT TTTATACCTGTGTACATGCATGTCCGAGTCCTGGTGGCAGCATATCTCTTCCAAACAGGATATGGACACTTCTCATTCTTCTGGCTGAAGGGTGACTTTGGTCTCTACAGAGTCTGTCAG GTTCTCTTCAGACTCAACTTTCTTGTGGTGGTGCTGTGTCTAGTTATGGACAGGCCCTACCAGTTTTATTACTTTGTGCCTCTGGTCACCTATTGGTTTGTTGTTATTTATGCCACAATGGCATTGTGGCCGCAGATTCTTCACAAGAAAGCCAATG GTAGTGCATTCTGGAATCTGGCACTTTTGTTGAAACTTCTGGGTTTACTTCTTTTCATTTGCTTCTTTGCATTCTCGCAG GAACTCTTTGAGGGCGTTTTCTCTCTGTGGCCTATTTCAAAGCTCTTTGAGCTGCAGGGCAACATCCAAGAGTGGTGGTTCAGGTGGAAACTAGACAGATTT GCAGTGATCAATGGAATGCTCTTTGCCTTCATATATCTGCTGCTGCAGAAGTGTCAAGTACTATCTGAAAGCAAAGGAGAGCCTCTCTTCTCAACCAAGGTCTCCAACTGTCTGCTCTTCGTCTCTGTGGTGGCTTTTATG ACATATTCCATATGGGCCAGCGGTTGCAGAAATAAATCTGAGTGTAATGAGATGCACCCCTACATCTCCGTTGTTCAG ATTCTGGCTTTCATTTTGATCAGGAACATACCTGGTTACGCTCGCTCTCTGTACAGCTCATTCTTTGCATGGTTTGGCAAGATATCTTTAGAG CTCTTTATTTGCCAGTATCACATTTGGCTGGCAGCCGACACCAAGGGCATCCTGGTCCTTATTCCTGGAAATCCCACTCTGAACATTATTGTCAGCACCTTCATCTTTGTTTGCGTAGCTCACGAGATCTCTCAGATCACAAATGACTTGGCCCTGGTAGCCATTCCAAAAGAGAGCGGGCCTCTGCTGAAGAGACTGCTTGGAGCAGGAGTCTTTCTAGTTCTGGTCCTGATTCTGTCCCACAAAGAGTAA